A segment of the Deltaproteobacteria bacterium genome:
TTGAAGTGCAGCACGAGGCGCGGCAGCGCGGCCAGCTCGGGCTCGTCCTCCTCGGCGAGCGCGGGCCCCTGCACGATCGAGCCCGAGAGCAGGATGTCGGCGAAGTCGCGCGACAGGCGGTCGACGAGCTTCGCGGGGAGCGGGCGGGTGAGACGGAGCACGAGCTGGCGGCCGACCGTGCGCGAGGAGTGGTAGACGCGGTAGAAGCGCGTGATCTCCTCCACCGCCTGGTCGACCGAGGTGGTCACCTTGAAGAGCGCCATGTCCTCCTTGGAGATGAGGTGGTGGCGGAGCAGGTGCTCCTCGACGTAGCGCTCCCAGGTCTTCCAGTACGTGCCGCGCGGCGCGTCTACGAACATGATCGGCATCGGCTTCGTCTTGCCCGTCTGCACGAGCGTCAGGCACTCGTAGGCCTCGTCGTGCGTGCCGAAGCCGCCCGGGAAGAGGGCCACCGCGTCCGCCTCCTTCATGAAGATGAGCTTCCGCGTGAAGAAGTAGCGGAACGTGGTGAGCTTCGCGTCCTTGCTGATGAACTCGTTCGGCTCCTGCTCGAAGGGGAGCCGGATGTTGACCCCGAAGCTCCGCTCGCGCCCCGCGCCCTCCTGGCAGGCGCGCATGATGCCGCTGCCCGCGCCGGTGATGAGCATGTAGCCCTCGGCCGCGATGCGGCGCGCGAACTCGTGCGCGGTGCGATAGGCGGCCGCGTCGGGGCGGGTGCGGGCGGAGCCGAAGATGCTCACCTTCCGGACCCCGGCGTAGGGCGCGAACACCTTGAAGGCGTAGCGCAGCTCGCGCAGCGCGGCGTTCAGGAGCTTCACGTCGGCGACGCGCGTGCGGTCGCGCAGCAGCTTCAAGCACGTCTCGACCATCTCGCGCACGAATTGCTCCTCGCCGTGCAGCTTCCCGTCCGTCTGCAGGCGGGGGAGCAGCTCGGTGAGCAGGCTCTTTCGGCGGCGGATCCGGGGGGACTTTCCTGGCAGCAACTCGGGTCTTCCTCCTTCGCGTAGGGCGAAGCGCCATTGTGCCGGGAAGTGCCGCCGGTTGCGAGCTTGCCGCTCGCGCCGGCGCTCGGCTATCTTCCCGCCCGTGGCGTCGCCGCGCGAGCTGCTGCGCAGCATCCGGGAGGAGCTCGGCCAGATCTTCCTCGAGCGCGACGAGCTGATCGACGGCGCGCTGGTGGCGCTCCTCGCCGCGCAGCACGTGCTGGTGATCGGGCCGCCCGGCACGGCCAAGTCGATGCTCGCGGACGAGGTGTGCCGGCGGCTCACGGGCGCGCGCTACTTCCAGTGGCTGCTGACGCGCTTCACGACACCCGAGGAGCTCTTCGGCGCGGTCAGCCTGAAGGCTCTCGAGGAGGACGACTACCGCCGGCTCACCACGCACAAGCTCCCCGAGGCGCACATCGCCTTCCTCGACGAGGTCTTCAAGGCAAGCTCGTCCATCCTGAACACCATCCTGACGGTCATGAACGAGCGTCGCTTCCACAACGGGCGCGAGGTGGTGGAGGTGCCGCTGCTCACGCTCTTCGCGGCCGCGAACGAGCTCCCCGAGGACGACGAGCTGCTCGCCCTCCACGACCGCTTCCTCCTCCGTTTCGTGGTGGACTACCTGGGCGAGGACTTCCGTTTCCTGAAGCTGCTCCAGGCCCGTCCGGCGGCGGCGCGGACGACGCTGCCCCTCGCCGCGCTCGAGGAGGCGCGCGCCGGGGCGGCTGCGCTCCCCGTCCCCGGGGAGGTGCTGCGCGTCATGACCGACCTGCGCCGCGAGCTGCGCGCGAAGAACGTCATCGTCTCCGACCGGCGCTGGGCGCAGGCGGTGGGCGTGCTGCGTGCGCGCGCCTACCTCGCCGGCCGCGGCGCGGTGGGAGACGAGGACGTGCCCTTCCTCGAGCACGTCCTCTGGCGTGATCCGGCGGAGCGCGCGGTAGTCCGCACGACCATCCGCGAGCTCCTGCGTGGCTACGAGGACGAGGTGC
Coding sequences within it:
- a CDS encoding TIGR00730 family Rossman fold protein, producing the protein MLRSSSRGDATGGKIAERRRERQARNRRHFPAQWRFALREGGRPELLPGKSPRIRRRKSLLTELLPRLQTDGKLHGEEQFVREMVETCLKLLRDRTRVADVKLLNAALRELRYAFKVFAPYAGVRKVSIFGSARTRPDAAAYRTAHEFARRIAAEGYMLITGAGSGIMRACQEGAGRERSFGVNIRLPFEQEPNEFISKDAKLTTFRYFFTRKLIFMKEADAVALFPGGFGTHDEAYECLTLVQTGKTKPMPIMFVDAPRGTYWKTWERYVEEHLLRHHLISKEDMALFKVTTSVDQAVEEITRFYRVYHSSRTVGRQLVLRLTRPLPAKLVDRLSRDFADILLSGSIVQGPALAEEDEPELAALPRLVLHFNRTNFGRLRQLIDRINHDG
- a CDS encoding AAA family ATPase, with the translated sequence MASPRELLRSIREELGQIFLERDELIDGALVALLAAQHVLVIGPPGTAKSMLADEVCRRLTGARYFQWLLTRFTTPEELFGAVSLKALEEDDYRRLTTHKLPEAHIAFLDEVFKASSSILNTILTVMNERRFHNGREVVEVPLLTLFAAANELPEDDELLALHDRFLLRFVVDYLGEDFRFLKLLQARPAAARTTLPLAALEEARAGAAALPVPGEVLRVMTDLRRELRAKNVIVSDRRWAQAVGVLRARAYLAGRGAVGDEDVPFLEHVLWRDPAERAVVRTTIRELLRGYEDEVQVLLYQSRELREYALRAWDTDELRTRAALEAHTKVRNILAKVDVILSQARSGRRPLQRVEMLRDEIAEIEREMLGRL